GCCCACTCCTCCACGTCCCTGGGAGCTGCCGGGTCCGTCGCTACTAGCATTACTACCTGGCCTGGGCTGGCCTTCATCACCGCCCTAGCTAGCTCTAAGCTGTCTCTTATACACATCTCCGA
The Candidatus Nezhaarchaeota archaeon genome window above contains:
- a CDS encoding sulfurtransferase TusA family protein, with the translated sequence SEMCIRDSLELARAVMKASPGQVVMLVATDPAAPRDVEEWALSVGHKVLKVERVGGAYQIYVEVSS